CGGCTTGCCGCTGGAGACGAGGATCGGCGTCACGAAGGCACCGACGACGCCGAGGCCCGCGAGCGCCGGGCCGTGCAGGAGTGCGGCGGCGAGTGTCCCCATGGCGACGATGCCGAGCAGCACGAAGGCCGTGGCAGGCACCAGGAAGCCGTAGAGCGCATAGGCGGCATAGATGGTGGCGAACGCCACTGCCGTTCCGGCCGCGGTGAGGATCGCGGGGATGTTGGCGATCGGCAGCGCCTCGATGGTCGAGATGCTTTCCTTGCGGCGCGTCCATTCGCCGGCGCCCAGCAGCGCCAGCGCGAACAGGCCGCCCAGGAACACGCGCACGCCGGGGCCGAGCAGGCCGGCCTCGATCGAATAGCGCACCATGAAGAAGCCGCCGAGCGCGAGCGTAAGCCCGCCGATCCACACCACCCAGCGCGTGCCGAGCCGCTCCTCGAAGCCGGGGGCGGGCGCGGGCAGTGGCGGCGGCGGTGCGGCCTCAGGGGTCGTCTCAAGCGGCGGCTCAGCAGCGTCGGTGATGGACGGGGCCAGCGCAAGCTCCGCGTCGGGCGCTAGCGGCGGCGGCTCTGCCTGCGTTGGTGCGGGCGTCTCTGCCTGCACCCACGCAGGCACGGGCGGCGGCTGCACCGGCCGCTGCGCGTATACCATTTCTTCGAGCGAGCTCAGCCGCCGCCGCAGCTCGGCCGCCTGGCTCGAGGCCTTGATCGCGATGAAGAAGGCGGCGATCGCGATGATCAACGCGAAGACGTCAAACGGGCCGTCGAACATGAAGCCTCCAGGCGACCGGCGGGCAGGGCGGCCGCGAAATCCTTGTCTAGCGCCGGGAGCGCACGCCCAAGCCCGGCGCGGGCCGCTCCTGAAGCACGTCGCGGCGAAAGCGATAGAGTGCTGCCGGGCGTCCGCCGGTCTGTGTCGACATCACTCCGGTCGGTTCGACCAGGGCTTCCGTTTCGACGAGGCGGCGGAAATTCTGTTTGTGCAGGTGCCGGCCGGAGATGGCCTCCACCGTATGCTGCAATTCGGTGAGTGTGAATTCGGCGGCCAAAAGTTCAAACACCACAGGGCGATACTTCAGTTTTGCCCGCAGCCGCGCGATCGCCGTGGCGAGAATCCGGCGGTGGTCGAACCGCATCGAGGTCCCGAGCGCGGGAAGTGCCTTGCGCGCTAATGCCGCAGGGCGGCCGTCGCGCCGTGCCTCCTCGATCAGCCCTGCCTCGTACAGGAGCTCGTAGCGGTCGAGCACGCGCTCCTCGTCCCAGGGCGCACCATCGAGACCGAAATAGAACCGCACGCGATCCTTCCGCGGCAGCGCGCGCGTCGTCTCCGGCGTCTCCTCCTCGGCCCACCTCGTCAGCGCCGGAATGATATCGCGGGCGATGATGTCCGGCGGCTGCTCGCGCCAGTCCTCCCAGGGGAAGAAGCGGTACCATGGCTCGAAGCTGGCGCTGGTCGCTGCGAGCTCGCCACCGGAAGCACGCGTCAACGCGAGATAGCCGATCGAGACCATATGCGCGCCGGTGTCGCCGGCCTCGGCATGACGGCCGCGATCGCCGAACGTGTAGAGCTGTTCGACATAGCCGAGACGCAGGCCGGTCTGCTCCTCGACCCAGGCGCGCAGGCCGATCTCGAAGGTGCGGTGGGCGAGCGCATCGAACGGGCCGAACGGCAGGCCGGCAAGCCCGTCACCGCCGCGAGCGGTGAGGATCAGCGGCTCGTGGTCCTCGATCGCGACGATCGCGGCGGTGAGGCCGATTTCGATCGGCGTCAGCAGCGTCTCGCTCATGCGATGATCGCAAGTGGTGCCACAAACTCGTCATGCCCGGGCTTGTCCCGGGCATCCACGTGCTTCTGGCAGCGACGAAGGTCGTGGATGGCCGGGACTAGCCCGGCCATGACGGTGCGGAGACATCCGGGCACGAACGCGCGAGCGATGTAGCCCCCTGCCGTCATTCGAGCTCGATCACGAAGGGGCGGCCCTCGACCATCATCGCGCCCGGGCCCATCTCGTCGAGCGCGCGCAGCATCCGGCCGTTGCGTCCCAATGCGCGATCGGCGAGGCCGACGATGCGCCGGTTCGGCGAGGCGATCGGCGAGGCCGCGCGGATCTTCCTGGCGATCTCGATTTCGTCACGGTTCGGATTGAGCGCGCACACCGCTGCAAACGCGCTCGCGGTGGAGCGGCTGATGCCGGCGTAGCAATGCACCACCAGCGGCGCTGAGCGGTCCCAGCCGCGCACGAAGTTCAGCACCTGCTCGATATGCGTCTCCGACGGCGCGACAAAGCCGTCCATCTCCTCGGTGATGTCGTCCATCGACACCTTGAGATGGTTGGCCGGCAGCACCGACACCGGCCGCGCCACCTGCTCGACATTGGCCATCACGGTCAGCACGTGGCTGGCCTTGGTGAGGCGGACGGTTTCGGGAAGCGCGGCGAGGGAACAGACGTGGATCATGGCGTACCTTTTGCCGCGGATTATAGCGAG
This genomic stretch from Bradyrhizobium daqingense harbors:
- a CDS encoding NUDIX hydrolase — its product is MSETLLTPIEIGLTAAIVAIEDHEPLILTARGGDGLAGLPFGPFDALAHRTFEIGLRAWVEEQTGLRLGYVEQLYTFGDRGRHAEAGDTGAHMVSIGYLALTRASGGELAATSASFEPWYRFFPWEDWREQPPDIIARDIIPALTRWAEEETPETTRALPRKDRVRFYFGLDGAPWDEERVLDRYELLYEAGLIEEARRDGRPAALARKALPALGTSMRFDHRRILATAIARLRAKLKYRPVVFELLAAEFTLTELQHTVEAISGRHLHKQNFRRLVETEALVEPTGVMSTQTGGRPAALYRFRRDVLQERPAPGLGVRSRR
- a CDS encoding tyrosine phosphatase family protein; translation: MIHVCSLAALPETVRLTKASHVLTVMANVEQVARPVSVLPANHLKVSMDDITEEMDGFVAPSETHIEQVLNFVRGWDRSAPLVVHCYAGISRSTASAFAAVCALNPNRDEIEIARKIRAASPIASPNRRIVGLADRALGRNGRMLRALDEMGPGAMMVEGRPFVIELE